In Vagococcus luciliae, one genomic interval encodes:
- a CDS encoding DNA translocase FtsK — protein MAKKKTKRAPTKKQKEQQERTTYFLIGVSFILFGILGGLRLGFLGMLMTNVFRFFVGNLHLVMALYLIIYGALLMLMGKDPKFKRKSLVIGLLVFFLGLLLFIEIGLFKTISRDTNILAMTWQKISSDIKASSVTQSVGGGMIGALLYTVTYFLVSKVGSYVVAFLAMVAGVLLVSNIGVSQVADKVVDFGSQFFHSLKEKKQDRDEKKKLNKKDQSKVSENKPKETKSKEKKQQEPLISDDEAGEKEQLTLEIDSYQDHYKKRDQQQTVERPKKGSKENKMGESEKEKPLFFDLPEGEENEDYELPPVELLNDIPLTDQSAEYKLVEKNVKVLEQTFDSFGVDAKVVRASLGPSVTRFEIQPAVGVKVSKVVGLTDDLALALAAKDIRMEAPIPGKSLIGIEVPNQTTSMVSFRDVVESENNHDDLLLEVPLGRSISGEVMTADLTKMPHLLIAGSTGSGKSVCINTVISSILMKAKPHQVKMMMIDPKMVELNVYNGVPHLLTPVVTNPRKAAQALQKVVEEMERRYELFAGFGVRNMNGYNDMVKKHNQTTGENKSSLPYIVVIVDELADLMMVASNEVEDAIIRLAQMARAAGIHMILATQRPSVDVITGIIKANVPSRIAFAVSSGTDSRTIIDSNGAEKLLGRGDMLFVPMGENKPIRVQGAFISDEEVEHLVEFVTNQQEADYQEHMMPSENTTTSGSTEDLDEYFDEAKALIIEMQTASISLLQRRFRIGYNRAARLIDELEEQGVVGASEGSKPRKVLMTYSDDEAIEN, from the coding sequence ATGGCGAAAAAGAAAACAAAACGAGCGCCTACTAAGAAGCAAAAAGAACAACAAGAGCGAACAACTTATTTCCTAATTGGTGTGTCATTTATCTTATTTGGCATTTTAGGTGGGTTACGATTAGGATTTTTAGGGATGTTGATGACAAACGTCTTTCGCTTTTTTGTGGGAAATTTGCATCTAGTAATGGCTCTTTATTTAATTATTTATGGAGCGCTTTTGATGTTAATGGGGAAAGATCCTAAATTTAAACGAAAAAGTTTGGTAATAGGTCTATTAGTATTTTTTCTAGGATTATTGTTATTTATTGAAATTGGTTTATTTAAAACGATTAGTCGTGATACAAACATCCTAGCCATGACATGGCAAAAAATTTCTTCTGACATAAAAGCAAGTAGTGTCACGCAATCAGTTGGAGGAGGGATGATCGGTGCCCTTCTTTATACAGTAACGTACTTTTTAGTGTCTAAGGTAGGCTCTTATGTGGTTGCCTTTCTAGCGATGGTAGCAGGTGTGCTACTTGTTTCTAATATCGGTGTGTCTCAAGTCGCTGATAAAGTAGTTGATTTTGGTAGTCAGTTTTTTCATTCACTAAAAGAAAAAAAGCAAGATCGAGATGAAAAAAAAAAACTGAATAAGAAAGATCAGTCAAAAGTTTCAGAAAATAAACCCAAAGAGACAAAAAGTAAAGAAAAAAAGCAACAAGAGCCCTTAATAAGTGATGATGAGGCAGGTGAGAAAGAACAACTGACCTTAGAAATTGATAGTTATCAAGATCATTATAAAAAGCGTGATCAGCAACAAACCGTTGAACGACCTAAAAAGGGATCAAAAGAAAATAAAATGGGTGAATCCGAAAAAGAAAAGCCACTCTTTTTTGATTTACCAGAAGGCGAAGAAAACGAAGATTATGAATTACCACCAGTTGAATTATTAAATGATATTCCACTCACTGATCAAAGTGCAGAATACAAATTAGTTGAAAAAAATGTTAAGGTATTGGAACAAACGTTTGATAGTTTTGGAGTGGATGCCAAAGTGGTGCGAGCAAGTCTTGGCCCCTCTGTGACTCGGTTTGAAATTCAGCCAGCTGTTGGGGTGAAGGTAAGTAAAGTCGTTGGATTGACCGATGATTTAGCCTTAGCTTTAGCAGCAAAAGACATTCGGATGGAAGCACCAATTCCTGGGAAATCATTGATTGGGATTGAAGTACCAAATCAAACAACCAGTATGGTGTCATTTCGTGATGTGGTTGAGTCAGAAAACAATCATGACGATTTATTACTTGAAGTGCCGTTAGGGCGAAGTATTTCTGGTGAAGTGATGACGGCAGATTTAACAAAAATGCCCCATCTATTAATAGCAGGATCTACTGGTAGTGGAAAATCTGTTTGTATCAATACAGTCATTTCTAGTATTTTAATGAAGGCTAAGCCACATCAAGTTAAAATGATGATGATTGATCCGAAAATGGTGGAATTAAATGTCTATAACGGTGTGCCGCATTTGTTGACACCTGTTGTGACAAATCCTAGAAAAGCCGCTCAAGCACTGCAAAAAGTCGTAGAAGAGATGGAAAGACGCTACGAATTGTTTGCTGGTTTTGGTGTGCGAAACATGAATGGCTACAATGATATGGTGAAAAAACATAATCAAACGACTGGAGAAAACAAATCAAGTTTACCTTATATCGTCGTTATCGTTGACGAGTTGGCTGACTTGATGATGGTTGCAAGTAATGAAGTGGAAGATGCCATTATTCGATTGGCGCAAATGGCAAGAGCGGCTGGTATTCATATGATTTTAGCCACTCAACGACCAAGTGTGGATGTTATTACAGGAATTATTAAAGCAAACGTCCCTTCACGAATTGCCTTTGCTGTATCAAGTGGAACAGATTCACGTACTATTATTGATAGTAATGGAGCGGAAAAATTACTTGGTAGAGGAGATATGTTGTTTGTTCCAATGGGTGAAAATAAACCTATTCGTGTGCAAGGGGCCTTTATATCAGATGAAGAAGTTGAACATCTTGTGGAATTTGTGACGAATCAACAAGAAGCAGACTATCAGGAACACATGATGCCATCAGAAAATACAACAACAAGTGGTTCGACTGAAGACTTGGATGAGTACTTTGATGAAGCAAAAGCTTTAATAATTGAAATGCAAACAGCGAGTATCTCACTTCTTCAACGACGTTTTAGAATTGGTTATAACCGTGCAGCACGACTCATTGATGAATTAGAAGAACAGGGGGTCGTTGGTGCATCTGAAGGAAGTAAACCACGTAAAGTATTAATGACTTATAGTGATGATGAGGCCATAGAAAATTGA
- the sstT gene encoding serine/threonine transporter SstT translates to MKKIRELSLIQKICIGIVVGAILGMLVPSWTWIKILGDLFIGALKAIAPLLVFFLIIDSLSKQQKGIKTHMRTVIILYLSATFIAALVAVFASDLFPVKLVLPDVAVEQQAPDDLWKILSDIIIGAVMNPVQAIIEGNYLSLLFWGAVIGVCMRSAADVTKNIMSDISDTISKVIQIIIQLAPIGIVGLVFNSISEIGIKGLAEYGKLILLLVGTMLFVSFIVYPFMVFLLLKQNPYPLTMFCMKESGIPAFFTRSSVVNIPINMELCEKLGLDKESYSISIPLGATANSGGAAITISIMTLATAYTMGMDIPFLLAFLLCLLAAISSTGVSGIAGGSLLLIPLACSLFNISNDIAMQVVGIGFIIGVVQDSVETALNSAADLLFAATAEFYDKQKSGQTIDLNERVREARKLL, encoded by the coding sequence ATGAAAAAGATTAGAGAGTTATCATTAATCCAAAAAATCTGTATCGGTATTGTCGTCGGGGCAATTTTAGGGATGTTGGTACCTTCCTGGACTTGGATTAAAATACTAGGTGATCTCTTTATCGGGGCTTTAAAGGCAATTGCACCTTTATTAGTCTTTTTCCTCATTATCGATTCGTTATCTAAACAACAAAAAGGCATTAAAACACATATGCGAACTGTCATTATTTTATATTTGAGTGCAACCTTTATTGCTGCCTTAGTTGCAGTGTTTGCCTCAGACTTATTCCCAGTAAAATTGGTTTTACCTGATGTAGCTGTCGAGCAACAAGCTCCAGATGATTTATGGAAAATTTTATCTGATATTATCATTGGAGCTGTCATGAACCCAGTTCAAGCCATTATTGAAGGCAATTACCTGTCTCTATTATTCTGGGGGGCAGTTATTGGTGTGTGCATGAGAAGTGCAGCAGACGTCACAAAAAATATCATGTCAGATATTTCAGATACCATTTCTAAAGTCATTCAAATTATTATTCAACTAGCTCCAATTGGGATTGTAGGATTAGTCTTTAATTCTATTTCTGAAATTGGAATTAAAGGACTAGCCGAGTACGGTAAATTAATTTTATTATTAGTAGGTACTATGTTATTTGTGTCATTTATTGTATACCCATTTATGGTCTTTTTGCTACTCAAACAAAACCCTTATCCATTAACAATGTTTTGTATGAAAGAAAGTGGCATTCCTGCCTTCTTTACGCGTAGTTCAGTTGTTAATATTCCAATTAATATGGAGTTATGTGAGAAACTAGGATTAGATAAAGAATCATACTCTATTTCTATCCCACTAGGAGCAACTGCTAATAGTGGGGGTGCGGCGATTACGATTTCAATCATGACGTTAGCAACAGCTTATACAATGGGAATGGATATTCCGTTTCTTCTTGCTTTTCTACTCTGTTTATTAGCAGCCATTTCATCAACTGGTGTATCTGGTATTGCTGGAGGAAGTTTACTTCTTATCCCTCTTGCATGTAGCTTATTTAATATTTCAAATGATATTGCCATGCAAGTTGTTGGAATTGGATTTATCATTGGAGTTGTCCAAGACTCTGTTGAAACAGCCCTTAACTCAGCTGCTGATTTGTTGTTTGCAGCAACAGCTGAATTTTATGATAAGCAAAAGTCTGGTCAGACAATTGATTTAAATGAACGTGTCAGAGAGGCTAGAAAATTACTTTAA
- a CDS encoding GNAT family N-acetyltransferase — protein sequence MKRGNNLGKTVFTLIKWNSAVYKETLHLRNQVLRKSAGKPLLVDAPIEEKSDIHLVIKQDGKVVGTLLLHPCFSSCVQVKQVAISPSCQGQGLGKKLMVYAEDVAKRLGYTTIFLTGRQSAWHFYQKLGYSELMEEYTDGDLVFKVFKKDIQLIPTIKSKKEMKTNG from the coding sequence ATGAAAAGGGGGAATAACCTTGGTAAAACAGTTTTTACTTTAATCAAATGGAATAGTGCTGTCTATAAAGAAACACTACATCTACGAAACCAGGTACTCCGTAAGAGTGCAGGTAAACCATTATTAGTTGACGCACCAATAGAAGAAAAATCAGATATTCATTTAGTGATTAAACAAGATGGTAAAGTCGTTGGCACATTATTATTGCATCCATGTTTTTCATCTTGCGTTCAAGTTAAGCAAGTCGCTATTAGCCCATCCTGTCAAGGACAAGGTCTAGGTAAAAAACTAATGGTCTATGCTGAAGATGTTGCGAAACGATTAGGCTATACAACGATTTTTCTAACAGGAAGACAGTCAGCTTGGCATTTTTATCAAAAATTAGGTTACAGTGAGCTAATGGAAGAGTACACAGATGGAGATTTAGTGTTTAAAGTATTTAAAAAAGATATTCAACTTATTCCAACTATTAAATCAAAGAAGGAGATGAAAACAAATGGATGA
- a CDS encoding helix-turn-helix domain-containing protein, with product MTTQPTYFAIIPAHVRYAKTISANAKLLYGDISALCHQQGYCWATNDYFARLYDVSKTSISKWINQLKEQGFVTVELHYKKDSKEIDKRHIKIVEEPMKQKEFTSPTNVIAPIEEKFKENKTVNTKKNKIMNKKHQYMEEHMRLAKMLHTNLSKDFPKEMSKVNLNAWASEMSLLNKQDGVKIEDIDHMINWLKTNDFWSRHIRQPKKLREKFERLVVESKKGKTTTSKTETLPDWFNQSIKDTPVSEEEMFDIKQKILAFQRS from the coding sequence ATGACAACACAACCAACTTATTTTGCGATTATTCCAGCTCATGTGAGATACGCTAAAACGATCAGTGCTAATGCCAAACTGTTATATGGAGACATTTCTGCTTTATGTCATCAACAAGGGTATTGCTGGGCAACCAATGATTATTTTGCCAGACTATATGATGTGAGTAAAACGTCTATTTCAAAATGGATTAATCAACTAAAAGAGCAAGGGTTTGTGACAGTGGAGTTGCATTATAAAAAAGACAGTAAAGAAATCGACAAGAGGCATATAAAAATTGTTGAAGAGCCTATGAAACAAAAAGAGTTTACCTCACCAACGAATGTGATTGCCCCTATTGAAGAAAAGTTTAAAGAGAATAAGACAGTGAATACTAAAAAGAATAAAATAATGAATAAAAAGCATCAATATATGGAAGAGCATATGAGATTAGCAAAAATGTTACACACGAATCTATCAAAAGATTTTCCAAAAGAGATGAGCAAAGTTAACTTAAATGCTTGGGCAAGTGAGATGTCCTTGTTAAATAAGCAAGATGGCGTGAAAATAGAGGACATAGATCACATGATTAACTGGTTAAAAACCAATGATTTTTGGTCTCGTCATATCAGACAGCCTAAAAAGTTAAGAGAAAAATTTGAGCGACTTGTTGTTGAAAGCAAAAAAGGTAAGACAACCACATCAAAAACAGAAACATTGCCTGATTGGTTCAATCAATCAATAAAAGACACTCCAGTAAGTGAAGAAGAGATGTTTGATATTAAGCAAAAAATACTGGCCTTTCAAAGGAGTTAA
- a CDS encoding DNA-deoxyinosine glycosylase, with amino-acid sequence MQRGLDPIFNKDTRILILGSAPSEMSLKKQQYYGNNGNQFWKMMFAFFNVPFETDYDKRVALLLDHQIGLWDVYHLFERDGSLDTSFKTVELNDFSQILTQADIKLIITNGKKAYDEVLENNLFSDITIMPCISTSGAANGYMEKRRQ; translated from the coding sequence ATGCAACGTGGGCTTGATCCGATTTTCAATAAAGACACAAGAATTCTTATTTTAGGCAGTGCACCAAGTGAGATGTCATTAAAGAAACAACAATATTATGGTAACAATGGGAATCAGTTTTGGAAAATGATGTTTGCTTTTTTTAACGTTCCCTTTGAGACAGATTATGACAAGAGAGTGGCGTTACTGCTAGATCATCAGATTGGCTTGTGGGATGTGTATCATTTATTTGAGCGTGACGGCAGTTTAGATACGTCGTTTAAAACAGTTGAGTTAAATGATTTTAGCCAAATTCTAACTCAAGCAGATATCAAATTAATTATCACAAACGGTAAGAAAGCCTATGATGAAGTGTTAGAAAACAATTTATTTTCGGATATAACTATCATGCCTTGTATCTCAACGAGTGGCGCTGCGAATGGGTATATGGAAAAAAGAAGACAGTAA
- a CDS encoding class I adenylate-forming enzyme family protein: MKNILDYQPLNLYTNYKEAAEKTPTIPIIFDETLPAFASLGSETTYKESHDKILKRAYQLAHLGVKKGDKIILYKSPKFDTYLLAVAASFLGAIPVMVSYHLPPETISVFVERLEDPFILFDDMTEDNVKAVRNSSHDKKISLDILLNASAQPVSQEELGKDDIAYMTHTSGTTGIPKLICHSYRSMGWRTKWQREIFTHISKKELVAFHISPVHSRFNIGVSSLMSMGFPMMPLASATPQQVEDMLTTHQPIALETHPNNFVQWARLAKEKPHVFTSIKCYHSTFDAINNATMLAFLNASKENDPIFLQVYGQSECGPMILRSHTIESLKDSDARDMGVGLEGLTKARITDENGTLLPVMTDGHIQFLSKGRALTYYKEDARFEENVYGKWWDSGDYGMMDERGHLYLKDRQVDLIENIDSTLALEDYLLDALDFLEEVVIVRGKDNSPQPVLAVVPGKEMDWNAWWMQVADLPHLNEPIIKTFDEIPHTATMKVQRLLLEKWLKEG; encoded by the coding sequence TTGAAAAATATACTTGACTATCAACCATTAAATCTTTATACCAACTACAAAGAGGCTGCTGAGAAAACGCCGACGATTCCGATTATTTTTGATGAAACACTACCAGCTTTTGCCTCACTGGGATCAGAAACAACTTATAAAGAAAGTCATGACAAAATACTAAAAAGAGCGTATCAGTTGGCTCATTTAGGTGTTAAAAAAGGCGATAAAATCATCCTATATAAAAGTCCTAAGTTTGATACTTATTTACTTGCTGTCGCAGCATCTTTCCTTGGTGCGATACCTGTCATGGTGTCTTATCATTTACCACCTGAAACCATCAGCGTGTTTGTTGAACGTTTAGAAGATCCATTTATTTTATTTGATGATATGACTGAAGATAATGTAAAAGCTGTGCGAAATAGTTCACATGATAAAAAAATTTCATTAGATATCTTGTTAAATGCCTCAGCACAACCTGTATCGCAAGAAGAGTTGGGCAAAGATGACATAGCATACATGACTCACACGTCTGGCACAACAGGGATTCCCAAGCTGATTTGTCATTCTTATCGCTCAATGGGTTGGCGAACAAAATGGCAACGAGAAATTTTTACTCATATTTCAAAAAAAGAATTGGTTGCGTTTCACATCTCACCTGTGCACTCTCGTTTTAATATTGGGGTTTCTTCATTGATGAGTATGGGATTTCCTATGATGCCACTAGCAAGTGCAACACCTCAGCAAGTGGAAGACATGCTAACAACACACCAACCTATTGCATTGGAAACTCATCCAAATAATTTCGTCCAATGGGCAAGACTGGCAAAAGAAAAACCTCATGTGTTTACTAGCATTAAATGTTATCATTCGACATTTGATGCAATAAACAATGCGACTATGTTAGCCTTTTTAAACGCATCAAAAGAAAATGATCCTATCTTTTTACAAGTTTATGGTCAAAGTGAATGCGGCCCAATGATTTTACGGTCACACACCATTGAGTCACTAAAAGACTCAGATGCTCGTGATATGGGAGTTGGACTTGAAGGATTAACAAAAGCCAGAATTACCGATGAGAACGGTACACTGCTACCTGTCATGACAGATGGACACATCCAGTTTTTATCAAAAGGCCGTGCATTAACTTATTATAAAGAAGACGCTCGTTTCGAAGAAAATGTTTATGGTAAATGGTGGGATAGTGGCGATTACGGCATGATGGACGAGCGTGGTCATCTATACTTAAAAGATCGCCAAGTCGATTTGATTGAAAACATTGATAGCACGCTTGCACTGGAAGATTATTTATTAGATGCCTTGGATTTCTTGGAAGAAGTCGTGATTGTGCGTGGAAAAGATAACTCTCCTCAACCTGTTTTAGCTGTTGTGCCTGGAAAAGAAATGGATTGGAACGCGTGGTGGATGCAAGTAGCTGACCTCCCTCATTTAAATGAGCCTATTATTAAAACATTTGACGAGATACCTCATACCGCCACAATGAAAGTTCAGAGATTATTACTGGAGAAATGGTTGAAGGAAGGGTAG
- a CDS encoding phosphoribosyltransferase, giving the protein METNNKLIIMSKLFLFSENNELIVENLNLIDSLNDQGITVGILSKNNTLVELQNKIPSNYKEKILFINRGKQNEQVIINNKNQGLICALVGVVEADALFAFHCKIPLFNPEFIVNRIVVADKVKSYGLPFWNFIDVVNCLVAFENYKRYYFGLFESPNYYVYSLINANTFHKPEDEVRIKEIFQTNLKGSQGTRNQKILLLLLFMLMGEVTTNSIYEEINYWGTFPSSKRNNPNTSAAFIKESVRCILGKGPRGGHELFLRHTDMPSKHSSGNNRLNFKCDKDFDTLVVNPQIAHLIRGNSVCIIDDYITKGYSAETAKHLLLKAGARKVVVLSIGKFGQEYFSTQYQLLGDITQSNYQYNFVSQILNRKYNSNGESFYTDNDSDILSYGDLIF; this is encoded by the coding sequence ATGGAAACTAATAATAAATTAATAATAATGTCAAAACTTTTTTTATTTAGTGAAAACAACGAATTGATTGTTGAAAATTTAAATTTAATTGACAGTTTAAATGATCAAGGCATCACTGTTGGTATACTATCAAAAAATAATACATTAGTTGAATTACAGAATAAAATACCTTCTAATTATAAGGAAAAAATATTATTCATTAATAGAGGAAAGCAAAATGAGCAAGTAATAATAAATAATAAAAATCAGGGGCTAATATGTGCATTAGTGGGTGTGGTAGAAGCTGATGCGTTATTTGCATTTCATTGTAAAATTCCTTTATTTAATCCTGAATTTATTGTTAATAGAATAGTAGTGGCTGATAAAGTAAAAAGTTATGGACTACCTTTTTGGAATTTTATTGATGTCGTAAATTGTTTAGTTGCATTCGAAAATTATAAAAGATATTATTTTGGATTATTTGAATCCCCAAATTATTATGTTTATAGTCTAATTAATGCAAATACATTTCATAAACCTGAAGATGAAGTGCGGATTAAAGAAATTTTTCAGACTAATCTTAAAGGTTCTCAAGGTACAAGAAATCAAAAAATTTTATTATTGTTATTATTTATGTTAATGGGAGAGGTAACTACTAATTCTATTTATGAAGAAATTAATTATTGGGGAACGTTCCCATCATCAAAAAGAAATAATCCCAATACCTCTGCTGCGTTTATAAAGGAATCAGTGAGATGTATTTTAGGAAAAGGACCAAGAGGAGGACACGAACTCTTTTTAAGACATACAGATATGCCTTCGAAGCATTCTAGCGGAAATAATAGGTTGAATTTTAAATGTGATAAAGATTTTGATACACTTGTTGTTAATCCTCAAATTGCCCATTTGATAAGGGGGAACTCTGTTTGTATAATAGATGATTATATTACAAAAGGATATTCTGCAGAGACTGCGAAACACTTGTTGCTTAAAGCAGGTGCAAGAAAGGTTGTAGTGCTATCAATAGGAAAGTTTGGACAAGAGTATTTCTCAACACAGTATCAATTACTAGGAGATATTACTCAATCCAACTACCAATACAATTTTGTGAGTCAAATTTTAAACCGGAAATACAATTCTAATGGAGAATCTTTTTATACTGATAATGACTCGGATATATTGAGTTACGGAGATCTTATTTTTTAA